In Gallus gallus isolate bGalGal1 chromosome Z, bGalGal1.mat.broiler.GRCg7b, whole genome shotgun sequence, one DNA window encodes the following:
- the IFNKL1 gene encoding interferon alpha-2: MTFKVNQPITWDIYRKGGAQQLIFTMYAFGFIQIGFILLCTITISSLTCNHLPLQQRRVIESSLQLLDKMGRRFPQQCLREKMSFRFPEQVLKPRQKETVKVAIEEILQHIFYIFSKNLTLAAWDGAALEQFQNGLYQQIEKLEACIIKKQTQYFWSKEVNRLKLKKYFQKIDSFLKEKQHNLCSWEISRAEMRRCLQLIDKVIRKLYKVDILSSLPVMDAS, from the exons ATGACCTTCAAAGTAAACCAGCCTATCACTTGGGATATATATAGGAAaggaggagcacagcagcttaTCTTTACCATGTACGCTTTTGGCTTTATACAAATTGGCTTCATTCTGCTATGCACCATCACCATCTCAAGTCTTACCTGTAATCACCTTCCTTTACAGCAAAGAAGAGTGATTGAGAGCAGCCTGCAACTTTTGGACAAAATGGGCAGAAGGTTTCCTCAACAGTGTCTAAGAGAGAAAATGTCCTTCAGATTTCCTGAGCAGGTTCTAAAACCcagacagaaagaaactgtTAAAGTAGCCATTGAAGAGATCTTGCAACACATCTTCTATATCTTTAGCAAAAATCTGACTCTAGCTGCGTGGGATGGGGCAGCTCTGGAACAATTCCAGAACGGACTCTATCAGCAAATTGAGAAATTGGAGGCGTGCATAATCAAGAAGCAGACTCAATATTTTTGGAGTAAAGAAGTCAACAGGCTGAAACtgaaaaagtatttccaaaaGATAGACTCTTTTCTTAAAGAGAAGCAACACAACCTGTGTTCCTGGGAGATCAGCCGTGCAGAAATGAGGAGATGTCTTCAATTGATTGATAAAGTCATAAGGAAGCTTTACAA GGTAGACATACTCTCCTCTCTGCCAGTTATGGATGCAAGCTAA